The Caldicellulosiruptor acetigenus DNA window TGGTGATGTGGTAATAACAGATGAAAGAAAAACCCTTCAGCTAAAGAATGATGGAGGATTTGTTTTTGAATACACAGAGAATGTCTTTGGTGAGAAGATTGATTCCATTTGTGATGCGCTGATATTTTACTTAAAAACATTTTACACAGATGAAGACTTGAGAGTTTGCAAATTAGAAGTCCAAAAAGAAGGTAATTTTAAGATATATCTTATTCTAAGGGCAAATGGAATTGATGTGGTTGCAGGAGATGAAGGGTTTTGTGTAGAGATTGAGGTAAAAGGTGGAAAACTACAGAAGATTTCAGGGCATCTTTTTGACATTCTCAAAGTGAGGACATCTCAGATAAAGGTTGACGGAATTGCAGCAATTGACACTATAAAGGAAAGAAAAGGGGATATCTTTATAGAGGAGATAGACCTTGAATATATTTCAGGTGGGGCAAGTTCATACCCTTACTGGAAGATAAGAACCCAGAGCGGGGTTGTATATGTTGAAACAATAAAGTAGTAAAAAGGAGATTTGAAAGTAGATATGAACTGGGCGAAAGCGAAAACAACTGCAATTGTGGTGTTCCTTTTGATATTTGTTTTTCTTGTCATAAAATATCTCAATCTTTTTCCAAAAGAAGAAAGCTTGACAGCTGAGCAGATAAACATGGCAAAAAGCATACTTTCACAAAATTCCATAAAACTTTCGTGCCCAATTGACAGAAAGATTTATTATGTATCAAAGCTTGGTGTTGCCGTTGAGAGCAGGTATGATAATATTGTAACAAAACTTTTTGGAAAAAGGGTTGACAGATATCAAAATGAGTTTGAAAGTAGCATCTACCACCTTAAAATCATAAACCAAACACTTTTTTTGGAGTCCAAATATTACCAAGACCCGTTTGAACTTTTTGACATAAAAAGAAGCGATTATATAAAAGACTATGACGGAAGCTATATCCAGGTGTACAGAGGCTATCCCATTTTTGATGGAAGGCTCACGATAAAAAAACAGGGAAACAATACCTTGTACATCTTTACAAAAGTCAATCCCAGAAGGTTTGAGATTAAACGCAGCAGAGCAATTTCAGCTTTAGAGGCAATTTTTAACCTTTTGAACCAGCAAAGAGGCATTAAAGAAATTCAAAATATAAGGTTCGGGTTTTATCTAAAAGATTTCAACGTCATCCAAGGCCAGGCAATCCCTGTTTGGCGGATTGTTGCAGACGGCAATGTTTACTATATAAACGGGTTTACGGGGATGCTAGAGTAAGTAGCTGAGAAGTAGAGAAAATGAGCAGGGCAGGGGCTTTATAAGCTTTTAGAGCCTCTGCCTTTTTGTTTTTCTTAAAAATCTTAAATTTAGATACCACTTCTTAAAAAAGCCCTCTTTTTTATAGACTTTGCCCCATTTTATAATAAAATCAGAAAAATAAATTGTAGCTTATGTAATATAAAAAATATAACCTCTACAGAAGGAAGGCGATGTATTATGGAATCAGCTATTTCACCGAATGTGCAGCATGGCCGCCAAAGTGGCTTTAGAAGATTTTTGCACAAGTTAAATGAACAAAAATACCTTCAGGCAATGGCAATACCTGGTGTAATTTGGATGATTATTTTTAACTACATACCAATGTATGGAATAATAATTGCATTTAAAGAATACGACATTACTTTAGGATTTAATAAATCACCATGGGTAGGTCTTGCTAATTTTAAGGAATTCTTTGCTGATGAAAGATTCTGGCTGATAATAAAAAACACAGTGGGAATAAGCTTTTTCAAACTTCTTGTAGGATTTCCTCTTCCCATATTGTTTGCAGTGCTTCTAAATGAGCTTGTGTCAGTCAGGTTCAAAAGAACTGTTCAAACAATCTCTTACCTGCCACATTTTATATCTTGGGTTGTGCTTGGCGGAATACTTATGAACTGGCTATCAGAAACAGGTCTTATAAATATAATTTTAACAAAAATAGGAATATTAAAGCAGCCTATAGCTTTCTTGGCAGAACCAAAGTATTTTTGGGGAATCACGGTTGTGTCTGAAGTTTGGAAAGAACTTGGCTGGAATGCGATAATATACTTAGCTGCAATTGCTGGAATTGACCCAGAGCTTTATGAGGCAGCAACGGTTGATGGAGCAGGAAGGTTTACAAAGATGTTCAAGATAACCATACCGTGTATCTCTGGTACAATTGCTATTATGTTTATTTTAGCAGTAAGTGGACTTATGAATTCAAACTTTGACCAGATATTTGTTCTCAGAAACCCGCTTAATGCAGATGCTTCAGATGTAATTGATATTTACGTTTACCGAATGGGAATAGAAGCATTTAGATTTTCATATGCAACTGCAATAGGACTTTTCAAATCAATAATTGCACTGATATTACTTCTTACTGCAAATGGAGTAACAAAGAAACTTACTGATAAGTCATTATTCTAATTTTAATTTCCTTTATACTGCAAACTTGATTTATGAAAAGAGGTGTAAAAAGATATGAAAATCAAGCCTTCAGTTGGGGATAAGATATTTAACATATTTAATGTAACATTAATGCTTATAATATGTTTTTTAACATTATATCCAGTTTGGTACATCATAGTATATTCATTTAACGAAGGAAAAGATGCAATGCTTGGCGGCATCTACTTTTGGCCTCGTAAGTTTACGCTGGATAACTATAAAACAGTGTTTAGCAATAGCGACATAACAACGGCGTTCATGGTAACAGTGGCAAGAACAGTTATAACAACCACGCTGCATGTATTTTTCACTGCAATGGTTGCATATGCCTTTTTGAGAAAAGAACTCATGGGAAGAAAGATTTACATGGCCATGGGAACAATAACCCTCTTTTTTGGAGGAGGTCTTATACCATATTTCCTGCTTATTAAAAGTTTGGGACTATACAATACCTTTTGGGTTTATGTAATACCTGGAATGTTCAACTTTTATAATCTCATTATATTTCAAGCCTTTTTCAGAGAACTTCCCATTGAACTTGAAGAGTCTGCAAAAATTGATGGTGCAAACGACTTTATAATATTTACAAGGATAATACTTCCACTATCAACACCAGTTTTAGCGACAATAGCGCTTTTTGTAGGTGTTTATAACTGGAATGACTATTTTATGGGGGTTATATTCATAAATAATCCAAAGCTTCAGCCGATACAAACATTTTTGTACAAGGTCATAGCCCAGACAACATCAAATCAGATGCTCGCATACGCACCGGGTGGGATTGCAACCAGAAATGTAACTTCTCAATCCCTCAAAATGGCTACAATGGTTATTACCACATTACCAATTGTGTGTGTCTATCCATTTTTGCAGAAGTATTTCGTTAAAGGTCTTTTAATCGGTGCTATAAAAGGATAAGAAGGTGACAATAAAACTTATTCAGAGGCGTTGACTGCACGTTATGTGCAGTTAATGAAAAATAAAAAAATATACAAAAAGGAGGTATTTTTAGCATGAAAAAGCTCAAACTCAAAAGACTTTTTGCTGTGGTTGTAGTCATTGCGTTTGTTGCAAGCTTAATTCCATTTGCGATTGGCAGTGCAGCAAGCTCTGTCAAGCCGGGCTGGAAAGAGGATGCTAAAAAACCAATCACATTCGACTGGTACATCAACTTTTCATGGTTCGGCACAAAATGGGGTGGCAATGTAGTTTCTGATTACATCACTAAAAAGACAGGTGTTAAGATTAACTTCATTGTCCCAGCAGGAAATGAAAATGAAAAGCTCAATGTTATGATTGCTTCAAACACATTGCCAGACTTTATAACTCTTGGCTGGTGGGAAGAAGCAGTTAAAAAAATGATTGCAGGGAAGCTTGTATATGCTTTGGATGAGCTTGCAAAGAAGTATGATCCATACTTCTTCACAGTTGCAAACAAGCAAAGACTTGGTTGGTATACAGAACCAGATGGGCATGTCTATGGCTATCCAAACGCATCTTATACACCAAGTGATTATCAGAATCCAAAACTAAAAATTTATTCTAATCAAACATTCCTTGTAAGAAAGGATATGTATGAAGCTCTTGGCAAGCCTGACATGAGAAAACCAGATACTTTCTTGAAAGCTTTGGCTGACGCTAAAAAGAAATTCCCAACAGTAAACGGCCAGCCACTTATTCCAATTGGATTCCATGAATTTACGGACACAGGCTGCTACTCACTTGAGAGCTACCTGTGGAATTTCTTGGCGCTGCCACGTGAGAAGAATGGAAAACTTTATGACATTGTAGCACATCCAGAGTATATCAGATGGCTCAAGACATTTAATGAAGCTTATAGAAGAGGGCTCATTGCAAAGGATGTGTTTATTGACAAGAGAGCGCAGATGGAAGAAAAGATTGCTCAGGGAAGATACTTTAGTATGATTTATCAGAGAACAGACTTTGTTGCTCAGCAGCAAGAACTTTACAAGAAAAATCCTAACATGATTTATATAGCAGTTGACGGTCCTGCAAACTCAAAGCTTGAAAAGCCAAAACTTGCAGGTCCTGGCATCGCGGGATGGACTCTTACCATGATTTCAAAGAATAACAAAGATCCAAAGAGAGCTATAAGATTTATGAGCTACTGGCTCAGCCCAGAAGGTCAGAAAGATTTCTATCTTGGACAAAAGGGCGTAACATGGGATGTAATAAATGGCAAAGAACAGTTCAAACCAGATGTAGTAAAACTTATGCAGACAGACAGGCCAACATTTGATAAGAAGTACGGTGCAGAGCTTACCTACTGGATGCTTGGTGACTGGCCATATGTATCCCAGTGGGACCCTGGCATGCCACCATACCTACAACAGATGGCTGATTGGACACTTGGAAAAACTGTTAGCTATGCACAGTATGACAATCTAAATCCACCTGCTGACAGCCCAGAGGGTATTATCGCACGAAAGATTGCTCTTAAATGGGGCCAGACTCTGCCAAAACTTATAATGGCAAAATCACCAGCTGAGTTTGATAAAATCTTCAAAGAGTTCCAGAACTACAAAAAGCAAGTAGGTTTTGATAAATTACTTGCATGGCAGCAGAAGAAGTTAGAAGAGAACAAGAAGAAGCTGGGAATTAAATAAAGTCTGTTGCTTTGTTACAAAAGAGGAATTTTTCAAGATTCAAAAGGCTGATGGTTTTTCATGCCATCAGCCTTTTTTAAAAACAGGGAGGTATTGCCACTTTGAATGGTCTTATAGGTCCTGGTATAATGAGAGTATAAATTAGAAAATGAGGATTGATCGTAATGGATAGTTCCAAATTAAAACGGCTTGTAAGGAACATATTTAAATTAAACATTCGTCAAAAACTCATTTTAACTTATGTTCTCATAGTTGCACTGCCGCTTGCAATCCTTCAGGTAAATGCTTTTTACAGGGTAAGGATTATGACAGAAAAAGAGTATATAAACAATGTCAATTTTGAGGTCAGCAAACTGAAAAATGATGTTGTAAGGAATGTTGAACAGTTTATCAAAGCAACTCAATTTATTTTAAACAACCAGGAATTTATTGAGTTTGTATCCACGTACCAGGAAAGAAGTATCGACGAGATTTTTTCTTTTAAAGTAAATGTTCTTGACAAGATAGAATATCTTCAGTATGTGAATTTCAACATAAACAGGATAAGGTTTTTTACAAACAACTATTTTATTCCTGAAATGTGGCCCACATTGTACCAGATAGAGAGGTTAAAAAGTTTTAAGTTTATAGATAGATTCTTGTCTGATACAAAACAGACATCACTTTGGAAACTAAACAACACTGACATACTTGGACCGCCGCTTAACAATGAGGAAAAGGTGGTGTCGCTGTATACAAAGGTTACAGATTTAGTAGGCAATTTGATAGGTATAATTGAAGTTAACATGAAAGTTGATGAGTTTTTTGCAAGCGAGCTTTCGCGGGAAAGTGACAATTCAGTTACAATTGTTATTTCTGACGATGGAGATGTAATTTTCAGTAAACAGACACCTGCTTTTTTAAAAAGACTCAATATTAGCAGTAAAAAGCTTATTGAAATATTAGAAAAAAAGAGCACAGCTCAAGAGGATGAGGGAATTGTTCATTTAAAGATTAACAAAAATTCAGCAGCGTTTGTGTACACTTCTATTCCTGCCTTGAACATAAAACTTTACAAGCTCATTTTATTTGACGAACTTGCACAAAAAATAAATGGAATAACACTTCAGATGCTGGGGCAAGTATTGATTTTAATTATTGCTTCATCAATCCTGATTTTTATTTTAATCACTCTGATTCTTAAGAAGCTAAGACAGGTAATTCTCAGCATGAGAGCTGTTGAGAACGGGAACTTTGACGTCTCAATTGATATTAAAGGTGATGATGAGATTGACGAGCTTGCCCAGCATTTTTTGAACATGGTGGAAAAGCTCAAGATATTGATTGGAGAGATGGTCAGAAGAGAGGTTGCCCAGAAAGACGCTCAAATAAAGGCTTTACAGTCTCAAATCAATGCTCATTTTATCTACAATGTGCTTGAAAATATAAAGATGATGGCAGAATACAGTGAGAATTATGATGTTTCAGACGCGATAACAAAACTTGGCAAGATGATGAGATACAATATGAGCTGGAAGAGGAAATTTGTTACTCTAAAAGAAGAAATAGAAAATATTCAAAATTACATTTCGCTCATGAACATAAGATATGACAAGGAAATAAAACTTCTTGTAAATGTAGATAATGAAATTTTAAATATTGAGGTGCCAAAGCTTATTTTGCAGCCGATAGTTGAAAATGCAATAAATTATGGAATTGAACCAAAAGGCGAGGGTGGAAGCATTTTTATAGACGGAAGCATAATTGGCAATTACATAGTCATTTCAATAATAGATGATGGACTTGGGATTGAAGAGGAAAAGCTTGTTGCAATTCAAACAGCCTTAGAAAATGATACAGAAGCAGAATGTTATCAAGGCCAAGGAATAGCTCTCAAGAATGTAAACGAAAGGATAAAACTTGCCTATGGAAAGGAATTCGGAATTAAGATAGATAGCAAGTTTGGCGAGTTCACAAAGGTGACAATAACTTTGCCGTACAATAGATTTTAAGATTTATTCTCATTTTAAAAAAGGCGGGAAGAATATGAGAAAGGTGCTAATTGTCGATGATGAAAAGCTTATTCGAAAAGGTATCAGAACAATCTTAGAGAGAAATGTTGCCGATTTAGATGAAATAAAAGAAGCATCAAATGGAAAAGAGGCTCTGGATCTTCTCTTTTCAGAAAAATTTGACATTTTGATAATAGATATAAGACTTCCCCAGATGGATGGAATATCTGTTTTAAAGAAAATCCAAAATTTGTCTCATAAACCCAAAATTATCGTAATAAGTGGATATGATGAGTTCAGTTATGCTAAAGAATGTATGCAATATGGAGCAAGAGGATATATTTTAAAACCTGTAGATAAAAAAGAGCTTATCGAAATTGTAGAAAAGGTCAAAAGTGAACTTCAAGAGGAAGAAAATAACTTAAGGCTTATATCTTTGCAAAAAATTATGAGAGCAAAGATGTTTGAGTCGGAGATAAACAACATCATCTTTTCAGGAATGGATATAGACAGGTTCAAAGAAAGGTTAAAGGATATGGAAATACCAGCAGATGAAAAAGTGATGGCTGTATATTTTCTTCTACCCGGAAGTAACCCTGACCAAAACGATTTTTCGGCAGAAGAGGACAAGTTAAAGCTCAGTAAAATATTGCCGGAAGGAAGCTATGTTTCTACCATATATAACCAGAGAAAAGACATTTTGATATTTACAAAAATGGCTTTTTGCTATGAGGATATAAAGAAAAGTTATGAGACTTTGACGGGAAGAAAAGTTTATACAGGTATTTGTGACTTGCACGAAAATTTTGAGAATGTGAAACTGCTTTATGAGAGAGCTTATAAAACAGCACTCTACAGCTTTATTTTAAGCAAAGATATTGAATTTTGGTCACAGATTTCTTGGCGTGAAAAAGAAAAGCTTAGTCAGTTTGACAGGATTGAAAAGTTGAAAGAATTAATTCTTGCCGGCAAGCAAAAAGATGCAATTAGGTTTTTGGAAAACATTTTTGATTACCACTTTTTTAACAAATATTCGACAGACAGCATCTTAGCACTTTCCGAAAAACTTTACACACAAATTGTGGACTGGTTTTGCCATCACGTGCCTAAAAAGGTGCTCGACATCCATGAATATCAAGTGCTTGCCAGCATGTTCAATTTTACAACTATATCCGATTATGTAAACCACTTTAAAAAGTTTATTGTTGAGGCAACAGAGATGGTCAGTTCCTTGAAGGGAATTTTGAATGTGAAAGATGAAGTTGATGAGGCCATTAAATTTATAAATCAAAACTATCACAAGGACATAAACATGGCAATGGTGGCAAACCATGTGTCGCTAAATTATTATTACTTTTCAAGCATCTTTAAAGAAAAGATAGGGATGAGTTTTTTGGACTATTTAAACAAAGTGAGGATTGAAAAAGCCAAGGAACTTCTTGTGAATACCGATTTAAAAGTTTGGGAGATAGCCGAGAAGGTAGGTTATAAAAATCCCAAACACTTTGCAAGAATATTCAAAGACATTACAGGACTTACTCCAAATGAATACAGAGATACTCAAAAAAGATTGCAAGAATAGGAAGCTTATTGTAAAACAATGATAATAACATATGCACGCATCCGATTTTAAAAAAAGACTTAAAAATAGTAACTATAACTAAAAAATGATGCCTTTTTTTGTTTGTGAGAGTTTGATAAATCTAAGATATAAGAATATCAAATTTTTGAGAGGTACGAAGGCGGATGCGAGCAAAAAAGTTTGTTGCTAATATTTTGCTGTTTACCTTTTTAATTATGAGCATTTTTCCAGGAGGAATAGCAAAAGCCAGCTCAGGTCAAATCTTCAAGGACATTTCCACTAATTTTGCAAAGGAGGATATAACAAGATTTTATCAGCTTGAGCTGATAAACGGGTATCCTGACCGAACTTTTAAACCAGCTAAGAATATCTCTGTTGCAGAATTTTGTAAAATTCTGAACAGTTACATGGGATTTGTGCAGGAAGCTCCGCTTGATGTGAGCCTAAGAATTAGCCCTCTTGCATGGTATTACAGAGAACTTAAAAAAGCTCAGGCAGCAGGTTACTTGACATTGTTTGTGAAAGAAGGGAAGCTTGATCCAAACAGGTTTGTTACAAGACAGGAAGCTTTTGCTGCTGTTGCGGCAGCTTTAAAGCTTGACAGTCAAAAGGCTGATATTTTAAACAGCTTTTCAGATGCTCAAAAGATTGAGCCAAGGTATCTATCGGGTGTGGCAGCACTTATCAGTTTTGGGTTTGTTAAAGGCTATCCAGATGGGACATTAAAGCCAGAAAAGGAGATAACCAGGGCTGAGATTGTCAAGCTTTTGAGTGGCATAGGATCATTGATAGTTACAAAACCGGGGGAATATAGTTTGTCAAAAAATGAAGGATTCATAATAGTAAATAGCAGCGATGTGGAGATAAAAGATGTTTCAATAAAGGGCAATATATATATAAATCAGAGTGTAAAAGATGGCTCTGTGACTTTGAACAACGTGACCATTGATGGTGGAAAATTGTTGGTATTTGGCGGTGGAGAAAACTCTGTCAAGCTTGTGAATACAAAAGTTAGAGAAATAGTTGTTGATAGCAAGCTTTCAAAGACAAATATTGAACTTTATAAAAACAGCCAAGCTGAGAATATAATTGTGTTGTCATCGGCAAAGGTCACACAGGTGTCTGATGAAAGTTCAATCAAGTTTATTACATTAAAACAGAGTGGAAGTCAATCTGCAGATGTTGAAATTAAAGCAAACTGTGAAGCGCTTTATATTCATTCTCCAAGCAGCAAGGTAAATATCAAAAACTCAAAAGTAAAAAACTTGGTTGTAAGCGACCTTGCTCAAAACTTTACACTTTCAGTGGCAAGTTCAAAGATTGACAGTGTTGAGCTAAATAGCAATGGAAACTTAAATATCGATAAAGAGTCAGGTATAGAAAAAGTTGTTGTAAAGGCACTTGCGAAGGATTTGAAGATAAATTCAAATGGCAAGATAAATGAAGCAGCTGTGTATTCAGATGGTGTTGTGTTAAACGGAAAGGCTTTGCCAAAAGGCGAAAAGGTTGATATAAGTGCTGTAGAAAGCAATCAACCTTCATCCTCAACAGCTGCACAAAGTACATTACCTGCTCAATCTTCAGGCAGCAGTTCTTCCACTACAGGCGGCAGCAGTCAGGGTTCAACGGGTGCAGCTCCAGGCCAGACAGGAAACAATAACCAGAACCAGCAGGGTGGCAATCAAACACAGACGACATGGCAGCTTGTCTGGGAAGATGATTTTAATGGAAACTCAATTGACACAACAAAGTGGAACTTTACAATCGGTGCTGGCGGATATGGTAACAACGAGCTGCAGTATTACTCTTCAAGACCAGAAAATGCAAGAGTGGAAAATGGAAATCTAATAATTGAAGCAAGAAAAGAAAACTTTGAGGGAAGCCCATATACATCTGCAAAACTGACAACCCAGGGCAAATTCTCATTCACATATGGCAAGGTGGAGGTCAGAGCAAAACTTCCGGAAGGCCAGGGTGTGTGGCCGGCTATCTGGATGATGCCAGAGGATTTGAACCTTTATGGTGGGTGGCCTGTTTGTGGTGAAATTGATATAATGGAACTTTTAGGTCATGAGCCAAACAAGGTTTATGGAACAATCCATTATGGTAATCCTCACACATACCATGGCGGCAATTACACCTTGCCAAACGGACAGAAGTTTTCTGACGACTTTCATGTATTTGGTCTTGAGTGGGAACCAGGGAAAATCAAATGGTATGTGGATGGGCAGCTTTACTATGAAACAAGTGACTGGTTTTCAAGGTCTTCAAACGAGGCTTTTGATTATACCTATCCTGCACCGTTTGACAGGGAATTCTACCTCATACTCAACGTTGCAGTTGGTGGTAACTGGCCAGGGTACCCGCCACAGGATGCAAATTACTTCCCGCAGAGAATGGTTGTTGACTGGGTAAGAGTATACAAACCAATAGGAGTTACCTACTCTGACAATGTAGCAAAGCCACAGGAAAGTATAACCTATCCTCAGGACACAAGACCACCACTTAGCGATGGGAACCTTATTTATAACGGTAGCTTTGACCAAGACAGCCCAGATGTTGATGGCATAGAAGGTGTTGCTAACACAGATTACTGGCA harbors:
- a CDS encoding ABC transporter permease translates to MESAISPNVQHGRQSGFRRFLHKLNEQKYLQAMAIPGVIWMIIFNYIPMYGIIIAFKEYDITLGFNKSPWVGLANFKEFFADERFWLIIKNTVGISFFKLLVGFPLPILFAVLLNELVSVRFKRTVQTISYLPHFISWVVLGGILMNWLSETGLINIILTKIGILKQPIAFLAEPKYFWGITVVSEVWKELGWNAIIYLAAIAGIDPELYEAATVDGAGRFTKMFKITIPCISGTIAIMFILAVSGLMNSNFDQIFVLRNPLNADASDVIDIYVYRMGIEAFRFSYATAIGLFKSIIALILLLTANGVTKKLTDKSLF
- a CDS encoding response regulator transcription factor, encoding MRKVLIVDDEKLIRKGIRTILERNVADLDEIKEASNGKEALDLLFSEKFDILIIDIRLPQMDGISVLKKIQNLSHKPKIIVISGYDEFSYAKECMQYGARGYILKPVDKKELIEIVEKVKSELQEEENNLRLISLQKIMRAKMFESEINNIIFSGMDIDRFKERLKDMEIPADEKVMAVYFLLPGSNPDQNDFSAEEDKLKLSKILPEGSYVSTIYNQRKDILIFTKMAFCYEDIKKSYETLTGRKVYTGICDLHENFENVKLLYERAYKTALYSFILSKDIEFWSQISWREKEKLSQFDRIEKLKELILAGKQKDAIRFLENIFDYHFFNKYSTDSILALSEKLYTQIVDWFCHHVPKKVLDIHEYQVLASMFNFTTISDYVNHFKKFIVEATEMVSSLKGILNVKDEVDEAIKFINQNYHKDINMAMVANHVSLNYYYFSSIFKEKIGMSFLDYLNKVRIEKAKELLVNTDLKVWEIAEKVGYKNPKHFARIFKDITGLTPNEYRDTQKRLQE
- a CDS encoding sensor histidine kinase: MDSSKLKRLVRNIFKLNIRQKLILTYVLIVALPLAILQVNAFYRVRIMTEKEYINNVNFEVSKLKNDVVRNVEQFIKATQFILNNQEFIEFVSTYQERSIDEIFSFKVNVLDKIEYLQYVNFNINRIRFFTNNYFIPEMWPTLYQIERLKSFKFIDRFLSDTKQTSLWKLNNTDILGPPLNNEEKVVSLYTKVTDLVGNLIGIIEVNMKVDEFFASELSRESDNSVTIVISDDGDVIFSKQTPAFLKRLNISSKKLIEILEKKSTAQEDEGIVHLKINKNSAAFVYTSIPALNIKLYKLILFDELAQKINGITLQMLGQVLILIIASSILIFILITLILKKLRQVILSMRAVENGNFDVSIDIKGDDEIDELAQHFLNMVEKLKILIGEMVRREVAQKDAQIKALQSQINAHFIYNVLENIKMMAEYSENYDVSDAITKLGKMMRYNMSWKRKFVTLKEEIENIQNYISLMNIRYDKEIKLLVNVDNEILNIEVPKLILQPIVENAINYGIEPKGEGGSIFIDGSIIGNYIVISIIDDGLGIEEEKLVAIQTALENDTEAECYQGQGIALKNVNERIKLAYGKEFGIKIDSKFGEFTKVTITLPYNRF
- a CDS encoding extracellular solute-binding protein — translated: MKKLKLKRLFAVVVVIAFVASLIPFAIGSAASSVKPGWKEDAKKPITFDWYINFSWFGTKWGGNVVSDYITKKTGVKINFIVPAGNENEKLNVMIASNTLPDFITLGWWEEAVKKMIAGKLVYALDELAKKYDPYFFTVANKQRLGWYTEPDGHVYGYPNASYTPSDYQNPKLKIYSNQTFLVRKDMYEALGKPDMRKPDTFLKALADAKKKFPTVNGQPLIPIGFHEFTDTGCYSLESYLWNFLALPREKNGKLYDIVAHPEYIRWLKTFNEAYRRGLIAKDVFIDKRAQMEEKIAQGRYFSMIYQRTDFVAQQQELYKKNPNMIYIAVDGPANSKLEKPKLAGPGIAGWTLTMISKNNKDPKRAIRFMSYWLSPEGQKDFYLGQKGVTWDVINGKEQFKPDVVKLMQTDRPTFDKKYGAELTYWMLGDWPYVSQWDPGMPPYLQQMADWTLGKTVSYAQYDNLNPPADSPEGIIARKIALKWGQTLPKLIMAKSPAEFDKIFKEFQNYKKQVGFDKLLAWQQKKLEENKKKLGIK
- a CDS encoding carbohydrate ABC transporter permease — translated: MKIKPSVGDKIFNIFNVTLMLIICFLTLYPVWYIIVYSFNEGKDAMLGGIYFWPRKFTLDNYKTVFSNSDITTAFMVTVARTVITTTLHVFFTAMVAYAFLRKELMGRKIYMAMGTITLFFGGGLIPYFLLIKSLGLYNTFWVYVIPGMFNFYNLIIFQAFFRELPIELEESAKIDGANDFIIFTRIILPLSTPVLATIALFVGVYNWNDYFMGVIFINNPKLQPIQTFLYKVIAQTTSNQMLAYAPGGIATRNVTSQSLKMATMVITTLPIVCVYPFLQKYFVKGLLIGAIKG